One window of the Equus caballus isolate H_3958 breed thoroughbred chromosome 2, TB-T2T, whole genome shotgun sequence genome contains the following:
- the SLC6A9 gene encoding sodium- and chloride-dependent glycine transporter 1 isoform X7 — protein sequence MFPYFIMLIFCGIPLFFMELSFGQFASQGCLGVWRISPMFKGVGYGMMVVSTYIGIYYNVVICIAFYYFFSSMTHVLPWAYCNNPWNTPDCTGVLDASNLTNGSRPATLPSNLSHLLNHSLQRTSPSEEYWRRYVLKLSDDIGNFGEVRMPLLGCLGVSWVVVFLCLIRGVKSSGKVVYFTATFPYVVLTILFVRGVTLEGAFTGIMYYLTPQWDKILEAKVWGDAASQIFYSLGCAWGGLITMASYNKFHNNCYRDSIIISITNCATSVYAGFVIFSILGFMANHLGVDVSRVADHGPGLAFVAYPEALTLLPISPLWSLLFFFMLILLGLGTQFCLLETLVTAIVDEVGNEWILKKKTYVTLGVAVAGFLLGIPLTSQAGIYWLLLMDNYAASFSLVVISCIMCVSIMYIYGHRNYFQDIQMMLGFPPPLFFQICWRFVSPAIIFFILIFTVIQYQPITYNHYQYPGWAVAIGFLMALSSVICIPLYALFQLCRTDGDTLLQRLKNATKPSRDWGPALLEHRTGRYAPTIPASPEDGLEVQPLHPDKAQIPMVGSNGSSRLQDSRI from the exons ATGTTCCCCTACTTCATCATGCTGATCTTCTGCGGGATCCCTCTCTTCTTCATGGAGCTCTCCTTCGGCCAGTTTGCAAGTCAGGGCTGCCTGGGGGTCTGGAGGATCAGCCCCATGTTCAAAG gcGTGGGCTATGGCATGATGGTGGTGTCTACGTACATCGGCATCTACTACAATGTGGTCATCTGCATCGCCTTCTACTACTTCTTCTCGTCCATGACGCACGTGCTGCCCTGGGCCTACTGCAATAACCCCTGGAACACGCCCGACTGCACCGGCGTGCTGGACGCCTCCAACCTCACCAACGGCTCCCGGCCAGCCACCCTGCCCAGCAACCTCTCCCACCTGCTCAACCACAGCCTCCAGAGGACCAGCCCCAGCGAGGAGTACTGGAG GCGCTACGTGCTGAAGCTGTCAGATGACATCGGGAACTTTGGGGAGGTACGAATGCCCCTCCTCGGCTGCCTTGGTGTCTCCTGGGTGGTCGTCTTTCTCTGCCTCATCCGAGGGGTCAAGTCTTCAGGGAAA GTGGTGTACTTCACGGCCACGTTTCCCTATGTGGTGCTGACCATCCTGTTCGTCCGTGGCGTGACCCTGGAGGGAGCCTTCACGGGCATCATGTACTACCTGACCCCACAGTGGGACAAGATCCTGGAGGCCAAG GTGTGGGGGGATGCCGCCTCCCAGATCTTCTACTCGCTGGGCTGCGCGTGGGGAGGCCTCATCACCATGGCTTCCTACAACAAGTTCCACAACAACTGTTACCG GGACAGCATCATCATCAGCATCACTAACTGTGCCACCAGTGTCTATGCTGGCTTTGTCATCTTCTCCATCCTGGGCTTCATGGCCAATCATCTTGGTGTGGACGTGTCCCGTGTGGCAGACCACGGCCCCGGCCTGGCCTTCGTGGCTTACCCTGAGGCCCTCACATTGCTGCCCATCTCCCCGCTCTGGTccctgcttttcttcttcatgcTCATCTTGCTGGGACTGGGCACTCAG TTCTGCCTCCTAGAGACGCTAGTCACAGCCATTGTGGATGAGGTGGGGAATGAGTGGATCCTAAAGAAAAAGACCTACGTGACCTTGGGTGTGGCTGTGGCTGGCTTCCTGCTGGGCATCCCCCTCACCAGCCAG GCAGGCATCTACTGGCTGCTGCTGATGGACAACTATGCAGCCAGCTTCTCCTTGGTCGTCATCTCCTGCATCATGTGTGTGTCCATCATGTACATCTATG GGCATCGGAACTACTTCCAGGACATCCAGATGATGCTGGGGTTCCCACCGCCCCTCTTCTTCCAGATCTGCTGGCGCTTTGTCTCTCCAGCTATCATCTTT TTCATTCTCATCTTCACGGTGATCCAGTACCAGCCAATCACTTACAACCACTACCAGTATCCAGGCTGGGCTGTGGCCATCGGCTTCCTCATGGCTCTGTCCTCCGTCATTTGCATCCCACTCTACGCCCTGTTCCAGCTCTGCCGCACAGATGGGGACACCCTCCTccag CGTTTGAAAAATGCCACAAAGCCAAGCAGAGACTggggccctgccctcctggagcacCGGACCGGGCGCTACGCCCCCACCATACCGGCCTCTCCTGAAGACGGGCTCGAGGTCCAGCCGCTGCACCCAGACAAGGCCCAGATCCCCATGGTGGGCAGTAACGGCTCCAGCCGTCTGCAGGACTCCCGGATAtga